Proteins encoded together in one Procambarus clarkii isolate CNS0578487 chromosome 11, FALCON_Pclarkii_2.0, whole genome shotgun sequence window:
- the LOC123758553 gene encoding uncharacterized protein, translating to MKRSQLICALLVAWVAALLCVTEVLSACEPDCSGNKPMDKVEDPLNCNNYYICLEDGIASDVSIPCDSGSYFDGDDCSGSGNCTSTCTPSPCHLTCSGNMDVISDPKDCSIYYICSPSNIIGPYDCPADRPYFSGETCVKDKTVCCGDLCNAYCQGDIAEIADPYDCHKFYMCPEAGPAEEKYHFSCPSGGTFDVAVGQCVVGAPCNILCSGGGTDPPSPDCQESMTCTAVGLFPMCTTCYQQYFNCHTVGQPATVETCTGSLLFSTNPSSPYCMRPEDCLKSTI from the exons ATGAAGCGATCGCAGCTCATATGTGCCTTGTTG GTGGCGTGGGTGGCGGCGCTGCTCTGCGTCACTGAGGTCCTCTCTGCTTGTGAACCAGATTGCAGCGGCAATAAACCGATGGATAAGGTTGAGGATCCTTTGAACTGCAATAATTATTacatttgtttggaggacggaatAGCCTCGGATGTTTCTATACCGTGTGACAGTGGTAGTTATTTTGACGGGGACGATTGTTCTGGTTCTGGAAACTGTACATCTACCTGCACGCCATCACCTTGCCATTTAACATGTAGCGGAAACATGGACGTCATCTCTGACCCAAAAGACTGCAGCATCTATTACATTTGCTCACCAAGCAACATTATTGGACCCTATGATTGTCCAGCTGACAGACCTTATTTTAGCGGCGAGACCTGCGTTAAGGACAAAACTGTGTGTTGCGGCGACCTGTGTAATGCGTACTGCCAGGGTGACATAGCGGAGATTGCTGACCCCTACGACTGCCACAAGTTCTATATGTGCCCTGAGGCGGGACCGGCTGAAGAAAAATATCATTTTTCTTGCCCCTCAGGAGGCACTTTTGATGtagccgtgggtcagtgtgtggtcGGCGCCCCTTGTAATATACTGTGTAGTGGGGGAGGTACGGACCCACCTTCTCCAGACTGCCAGGAGTCCATGACGTGCACGGCTGTGGGACTCTTCCCCATGTGCACGACGTGTTACCAGCAGTACTTCAACTGTCACACCGTCGGCCAGCCAGCCACCGTTGAGACCTGCACAGGATCCTTGCTCTTCAGCACCAACCCTTCTTCACCTTACTGTATGAGGCCCGAAGACTGCCTAAAATCAACGATCTGA